A single window of Salvia splendens isolate huo1 chromosome 6, SspV2, whole genome shotgun sequence DNA harbors:
- the LOC121807164 gene encoding protein YIF1B-like, which translates to MYDNVGPQPGVPRPPKAAADPFGNSFYGASSGFIRGGLGAYGEKILGSSSEYVQSNISRYFSDPQYYFQVNDQYVKNKLKVVLFPFLHRGHWTRISEPVGGRLSYKPPIYDINAPDLYIPFMAFGTYLVLAGLSLGLHGKFSPEALNWLFAKGVVGWFFQFCLLKLTLSTLGSAEAPFLDMVAYAGYTFTGLSLAVFGRIFWSYAYYFLLPWTCLGMGIFLVKTLKRVLFAGYDSTRHHYLLLFIAFAQFPLLIWLGNISLNWLF; encoded by the exons ATGTATGATAATGTTGGACCACAGCCTGGTGTGCCTCGTCCACCGAAAGCAGCAGCAGACCCTTTTGGGAATTCGTTTTATGGGGCAAGTTCGGGATTCATTAGAGGTGGACTAGGTGCTTATGGAGAGAAGATTCTTGGATCGAGCTCTGAATATGTGCAAAGCAAT ATTAGCAGGTACTTTTCTGACCCACAATATTATTTTCAAGTCAATGATCAATATGTGAAGAACAAACTGAAGGTCGTTCTTTTTCCATTTCTACACCGG GGCCATTGGACAAGAATCTCCGAGCCAGTTGGTGGCAGGCTCTCATACAAGCCCCCTATTTACGATATAAATGCTCCAGACTTGTACATTCCTTTCATGGCATTTGGTACCTATTTGGTTCTTGCTGGCCTATCATTAGGACTACATGGAAA GTTTAGCCCCGAAGCTCTTAACTGGCTGTTTGCAAAGGGGGTGGTTGGTTGGTTTTTTCAATTTTGCCTGCTGAAATTGACGTTGTCCACCTTGGGTAGTGCGGAGGCACCTTTCCTCGACATGGTGGCGTATGCTGGATACACTTTCACAGGATTGTCTCTAGCTGTCTTTGGGAGAATCTTTTGGAGCTATGCATACTACTTTCTGCTACCATGGACATGTTTGGGCATGGGGATTTTCTTGGTGAAGACGTTGAAACGAGTCCTGTTTGCAGGTTATGATTCGACCAGGCATCATTATCTGCTGCTCTTCATCGCCTTTGCGCAATTCCCACTCCTCATTTGGCTGGGTAACATTAGTCTTAACTGGCTTTTTTAG
- the LOC121807873 gene encoding protein DMP3-like, with amino-acid sequence MELRQRSLSIPTSPNAENDAVSLIPPSTVPSPQTVLTRALQTSANLANLLPTGTIFAFQLLTPLATNGGVCDQLDTRRSAGLLVALAFSCLLASFTDSLKCSNGDVHYGFVTRKGLWLFDSPDAATLPDLTKFRLRGMDLVHAFLSLVVFAAVALRDKNVVGCFYPAPRSEVQKVLDVAPVAVGFVCSLLFVIFPTKRHGIGYPVTRD; translated from the coding sequence atggaacTAAGGCAAAGATCATTATCAATCCCCACATCCCCAAATGCCGAAAACGACGCCGTTTCACTAATACCGCCGAGCACCGTCCCGTCTCCCCAGACGGTGCTCACGCGGGCCCTACAGACCTCGGCGAACCTCGCCAACCTCCTCCCGACCGGCACCATCTTCGCCTTCCAGCTCCTTACGCCGCTCGCCACCAACGGCGGCGTATGCGACCAGCTAGACACGAGGAGGTCAGCAGGCCTCCTCGTGGCCCTGGCCTTCTCCTGCCTCCTGGCCTCGTTCACGGACAGCCTCAAGTGCTCAAACGGAGACGTGCACTACGGCTTCGTGACGAGGAAGGGGTTGTGGCTGTTCGACAGCCCCGACGCCGCGACGCTGCCGGATCTCACGAAGTTCCGGCTGAGGGGGATGGATTTGGTGCATGCTTTTTTGTCGCTGGTGGTGTTTGCGGCGGTGGCGCTGAGGGATAAGAATGTGGTGGGGTGCTTCTACCCGGCGCCGCGGAGCGAGGTGCAGAAGGTTCTAGATGTTGCGCCGGTGGCGGTTGGATTCGTTTGTAGTTTGTTGTTTGTGATTTTTCCGACCAAGAGGCACGGGATTGGTTATCCCGTCACGAGGGATTAG